One part of the Salinivirga cyanobacteriivorans genome encodes these proteins:
- a CDS encoding PadR family transcriptional regulator translates to MKIENAKAQMRKGILEYCILSILENQDAYASDIINRLKEAELIVVEGTLYPLLTRLKNAGLLKYRWEESTQGPPRKYYALTDEGAGFLHELDHSWNNLIGAVEKIKNPEKQ, encoded by the coding sequence ATGAAAATAGAAAATGCTAAAGCACAAATGCGGAAAGGGATTCTGGAGTATTGCATCCTCAGCATACTCGAAAATCAGGATGCCTATGCCAGCGACATCATAAACCGGCTCAAGGAGGCCGAGCTCATTGTCGTTGAAGGAACACTCTACCCACTGCTTACCAGGTTAAAAAATGCAGGGTTACTCAAATACCGATGGGAGGAATCTACACAAGGCCCCCCAAGAAAGTATTATGCGCTCACAGACGAAGGTGCCGGTTTTTTGCATGAACTGGACCACTCCTGGAATAATCTAATAGGAGCAGTAGAAAAAATTAAAAACCCCGAAAAACAATAA